From a single Aureimonas sp. AU20 genomic region:
- a CDS encoding intradiol ring-cleavage dioxygenase, whose amino-acid sequence MTPYFTEEGSVEAVNARMTPDANPRLAHIMASLVKHLHAFAKETQLTQEEWEVGIDFLTTTGKMCSNERQEFILLSDTLGFSMLVDAINNRRPEGATENTVFGPFHVAHAPVREMGDNISLDGKGESCLFEGRVVDLEGNPVEGARVDVWSDNAEGYYDVQQPDIQPKWNNRGIFVTGADGRYSFAGIKPVSYPIPDDGPVGKMLRHLGRHPYRPAHMHYLVTAPGFQKVVTHTFVGDDEYLDSDTVFGVKRSLVAPFERVEDGDTNWRSPFDFVLVPLTGTNGSSAH is encoded by the coding sequence ATGACCCCCTACTTCACAGAGGAAGGCTCCGTAGAGGCGGTGAACGCCCGCATGACGCCGGACGCGAACCCGCGCCTCGCCCATATCATGGCCTCGCTGGTCAAGCACCTCCACGCCTTCGCGAAGGAGACGCAGCTCACGCAGGAGGAGTGGGAGGTCGGCATCGACTTCCTCACGACGACGGGCAAGATGTGCTCGAACGAGCGGCAGGAGTTCATCCTCCTCAGCGACACGCTCGGGTTCTCCATGCTGGTCGACGCCATCAACAATCGCCGCCCCGAGGGCGCGACGGAGAACACGGTGTTCGGTCCCTTCCACGTGGCCCACGCGCCCGTACGTGAGATGGGGGACAACATCTCGCTCGACGGCAAGGGGGAGAGTTGCCTCTTCGAGGGCCGGGTGGTGGACCTCGAGGGCAACCCGGTCGAGGGCGCCCGGGTTGACGTCTGGTCCGACAACGCGGAAGGCTACTACGACGTGCAGCAGCCCGACATCCAGCCGAAGTGGAACAACCGCGGCATCTTCGTCACCGGAGCCGACGGCCGCTACAGCTTCGCCGGGATCAAGCCCGTCTCCTACCCGATCCCGGACGACGGGCCGGTCGGCAAAATGCTTAGGCACCTCGGCCGCCATCCCTACCGCCCCGCGCACATGCACTACCTCGTGACGGCGCCCGGCTTCCAGAAGGTCGTCACCCACACGTTCGTCGGGGACGACGAGTACCTCGACTCCGACACAGTGTTCGGCGTGAAGCGGTCCCTGGTGGCTCCCTTCGAGCGCGTCGAGGACGGGGACACGAACTGGCGCTCGCCCTTCGACTTCGTGCTCGTGCCCCTCACCGGGACGAACGGCTCCTCGGCCCACTAG
- a CDS encoding maleylacetate reductase yields MKDFLYTAHPSRVLFGSGKVASVRDEVEAVGSSRALVLCTPPQRAQAEMVADLLGSRLAGIHDGAEMHVPIESARRAREIAAELGADCAVAVGGGSTIGLGKAIALEATIPIVAIPTTYAGSEMTPIYGITEGGLKKTGKDARVLPRSVIYDPDLTMSLPLGMSLVSGMNAIAHAAEGLYAQDGNPVMSLMAEEGIRALAQGMPGIAKAPDDREARSLCLYGAWLCGTVLGHVGMSLHHKLCHTLGGSFNLPHAETHTVVLPHALAYNSPATAEAMGRIGRAIGASDAPASLHRMASDLGMPTALRDLGLKEADLDRACEIALSNPYWNPRPIEAAPLRALLQRAWEGAEPQP; encoded by the coding sequence CCGGGTCCTCTTCGGATCGGGAAAGGTCGCCTCCGTTCGCGACGAGGTCGAAGCTGTTGGGTCGAGCCGGGCGCTCGTCCTCTGCACGCCGCCTCAGCGTGCGCAGGCCGAGATGGTCGCGGACCTGCTCGGCTCCCGCCTCGCGGGAATCCATGATGGGGCCGAAATGCATGTTCCGATCGAAAGCGCGCGCCGAGCGCGCGAGATCGCCGCCGAATTGGGAGCGGACTGTGCGGTCGCCGTGGGCGGCGGCTCCACGATCGGCCTCGGCAAGGCGATCGCCCTCGAAGCGACGATCCCGATCGTCGCGATCCCGACCACCTACGCCGGCTCCGAGATGACGCCGATCTACGGAATCACGGAGGGGGGTCTCAAGAAGACGGGCAAGGACGCACGCGTTCTGCCGCGCTCCGTCATCTACGACCCCGACCTGACGATGTCCCTGCCGCTCGGCATGTCGCTCGTCAGCGGCATGAACGCCATCGCCCACGCCGCCGAGGGGCTCTACGCCCAGGACGGGAACCCGGTGATGTCACTGATGGCCGAGGAAGGCATCCGTGCCCTCGCGCAAGGCATGCCCGGGATCGCCAAGGCGCCCGACGACAGGGAAGCGCGGTCGCTCTGCCTCTACGGCGCCTGGCTTTGCGGCACGGTGCTCGGGCATGTCGGCATGTCCCTACACCACAAGCTCTGCCACACGCTCGGCGGCAGCTTCAACCTGCCGCACGCCGAAACGCACACGGTCGTGCTGCCGCACGCTCTGGCCTACAACAGCCCCGCCACGGCCGAGGCGATGGGCCGGATCGGACGGGCGATCGGCGCCTCCGACGCGCCCGCCAGCCTCCACCGCATGGCGTCCGACCTCGGCATGCCGACGGCGCTGCGCGATCTCGGCCTGAAGGAGGCCGATCTCGACCGGGCCTGCGAGATCGCGTTGTCGAACCCGTACTGGAACCCGCGCCCGATCGAGGCGGCGCCGCTGCGCGCCCTTCTGCAACGCGCCTGGGAGGGCGCGGAGCCACAGCCTTGA